The sequence below is a genomic window from Vicinamibacterales bacterium.
TCCGTTCTTTGCGACCCTCCTGGGCTGGCTCGGCGTCGCGTTGACCGGCTCCGACACGAGCTCCAACGTCCTGTTCGGCAGTCTGCAGAAGATCACCGCCCAGCAGCTCGGCTTCAACCCCGTGCTCATCGTCACCGCCAACAGCACCGGCGGCGTGATGGGCAAGATGATCGACGCGCAGAGCATCGTGGTGTCGACGGCGTCGACGGGCCAGACCGGACAGGAAGGGAAGATCCTGCGCTTCGTGTTCTGGCACAGCGTGGCGCTGGCCACGATCATGGGAACGATCGTGATGCTGCAGGCGTACGTGTTCCCGAAGATGATTCCGTGATGCGTCGGTTCCAGCTGATCGAGCTCGAAGATCAGTCGTGGTTTCCTGGCACGATTCGCGATCTCGCGACCGACTACCTGCAGTTCGTGCAGACGCGGCTGCGTTTCGATCGCGCGATCGCCCCGCTCGTCAAGCGTGTGCTTGACGCGGCCGCGACCACGAACATCATCGACCTCTGCTCGGGCGGTTCGGGTCCGCTGCTGCTGCTCGTGAAGGACCTCGCCGACGAAGGCCGGCCCGCCACGGTGATGATGACCGATCTCTACCCGAACATCCCCGCGTTCGAGGCGATCGCGGCGCAGTCGGACGGCCGCATCGACTACGAACGCTCGCCGGTCGACGCGCGCGCCGTGCCCGCCGCGCTCCCTGGCCTGCGGACACTCTTCAACGCATTCCATCACCTGAAGCCGGAGGACGCGCGGGCGGTGCTGCACGCCGCCGCCGCGGCGCGGCAGCCGATCGCGATCTTCGAGATCTCGGAGCGCCGCTGGCGTGCGCTGATTCCGGTCGCGCTCCTGACGCCGATCCTCGTCCTGCTGGCGACGCCGTTCATGCGTCCATTTCTCTGGCGGCGACTGCTCTGGACCTATCTCGTTCCGCTTGTCCCGTTCACTTGCTGCTGGGACGGGATCGTTTCCCAGCTGCGCGCGTATTCGCCCGACGAGATGCGCGCCCTCGGCGGCGGCTCGGCGCCGATGCGCTGGGAGGCCGGGCAGGTGCCGGTCGTGGGCGGCCGCGCACGGCTCAGCTATCTGCTAGGATTCCCCGCATGAAACGCGTGGTCGCCGCTGTCGTTCTCGTCGCCGTCGGCATCGGCGGCTCGTTGTATGCCTCGCAGCGGTCGGTGGCCGCGATGTCCGGCGCCGCCGGCTCGTGGCTGGCCTCGCTCAGCGCCGATCAGAAACAGCGCGCGACGTTTCCGTTCGATTCCGAGGAGCGGACGCACTGGCACTACGTTCCGAACGAGCAGTTTCCGCGCAAGGGGGTCCAGATCAAAGAGATGTCCGAGACGCAGCGGACGCTGGCCTGGAGCCTGCTGAAGACCGGCCTCAGCGCGCGCGGCTTTACCACGGCCCGTTCGATCATGGAGCTCGAGAACATCCTCAAATCGGTGGAGGGGCCGAACGGTCAGTTCGCGCGCGATCACGAGGCGTATCAGTTCAGCGTGTTCGGCACACCCGGCGACAAGAAGGCGTGGGGCTGGCGTTTCGAGGGCCATCACGTCTCCGTCCGCTTCGACCTCGTCAACGGCGCGCTGACCTCGAGCACTCCGAGCTTCTTTGGCAGCAATCCCGCAGAGGTACGCGTCGACGTGCCCGATGCCGCGCCCCGGGGCACGCGCGTGCTCGGCCCTGAGGAGGACGCCGGCCGCGCCCTGCTCGACTCGCTCGACGCCGCGCAGAAGACGACCGCCATCGTCAACGTCGCCGCGCCGAACGAGATGCTGACGTCGAACAAGCTGGCGGCCGACCCGCAATCGCCCCTCGGCGTGAAAGCGTCGGCGATGACGCCGGCGCAGAGAGAGAAGCTGATGGCGCTCGTCGACGTCTACGCCGGCTACATGGTTCCCGACATCGCCGCCGAACGGATGGAGCGTCTGAAAAAGGCCGGCCTCGACAACATCGCATTCGCGTGGGCTGGTGAAACGGAGAAGGGCAAGAAGCACTACTACCGGTTACAGGGACCGACCTTTCTCGTCGAGTACGACAACTCGCAGAACGACGGCAATCACATCCACTCGGTGTGGCGCGACTTCAACGGAGACTTTGGT
It includes:
- a CDS encoding DUF3500 domain-containing protein yields the protein MKRVVAAVVLVAVGIGGSLYASQRSVAAMSGAAGSWLASLSADQKQRATFPFDSEERTHWHYVPNEQFPRKGVQIKEMSETQRTLAWSLLKTGLSARGFTTARSIMELENILKSVEGPNGQFARDHEAYQFSVFGTPGDKKAWGWRFEGHHVSVRFDLVNGALTSSTPSFFGSNPAEVRVDVPDAAPRGTRVLGPEEDAGRALLDSLDAAQKTTAIVNVAAPNEMLTSNKLAADPQSPLGVKASAMTPAQREKLMALVDVYAGYMVPDIAAERMERLKKAGLDNIAFAWAGETEKGKKHYYRLQGPTFLVEYDNSQNDGNHIHSVWRDFNGDFGVDLLREHLKSVPHEPNLTPLIPPSR